A window of the Agrococcus jejuensis genome harbors these coding sequences:
- a CDS encoding lysophospholipid acyltransferase family protein codes for MADAPHPRDRFDSKAHEVARFGAQRGVLKTAVHATVTLTAVDSEKAAALEGKPFILVANHSSHLDAPSILSALPWRIAKTLAIGAAADYFFDVWWRRGLTALFFNAFPVQRSGRRKQVVSARSLLERGIPVLLFPEGTRSKSGRMAHFRPGSAALATTLDVPILPVALIGAHHAHPRGSSWPKPGRLPVTVVFGDPIAPIEGENARDLTARVQAEVVRLVTVHGGPDAKELPA; via the coding sequence GTGGCAGACGCCCCGCATCCCCGCGACCGCTTCGACTCGAAGGCGCATGAGGTCGCTCGCTTCGGCGCGCAACGCGGCGTGCTGAAGACCGCCGTGCACGCCACGGTGACGCTCACCGCCGTCGACTCCGAGAAGGCCGCAGCGCTCGAGGGCAAGCCCTTCATCCTCGTCGCGAACCACTCGAGCCACCTCGATGCGCCGTCGATCCTCTCGGCGCTCCCCTGGCGCATCGCCAAGACGCTCGCGATCGGCGCCGCCGCCGACTACTTCTTCGACGTGTGGTGGCGCCGCGGCCTCACCGCGCTGTTCTTCAACGCCTTCCCCGTGCAGCGCTCCGGCCGCCGCAAGCAGGTCGTCTCCGCACGGAGCCTGCTCGAGCGCGGCATCCCCGTGCTGCTCTTCCCAGAGGGGACGCGCTCGAAGTCGGGACGCATGGCGCACTTCCGCCCCGGCTCCGCGGCGCTCGCCACGACCCTCGACGTGCCGATCCTGCCCGTGGCGCTCATCGGCGCGCACCACGCGCATCCCCGCGGCTCGTCGTGGCCGAAGCCGGGACGCCTGCCCGTGACGGTCGTCTTCGGCGACCCGATCGCCCCCATCGAGGGCGAGAACGCCCGTGACCTCACCGCCCGCGTGCAGGCGGAGGTCGTGAGACTCGTGACCGTCCACGGCGGTCCTGACGCGAAGGAGCTGCCCGCATGA
- a CDS encoding SDR family NAD(P)-dependent oxidoreductase, giving the protein MRALVTGASSGIGAAFARALAARGHDLVLVARDRSRLEAMAAELPVDVEVLPADLSVRDEQERVAARIESEASPIGMVVTCAGFGMHAQILSEDPSEHDRAWEVMGRATQRLAAAAARTMRPRREGAIITVSSTAGLTAMGAYAAIKSWVTTMTEGLANELHGSGVTVTALLPGWVRTEFHERAGMAASGLPDVLWLEPDAVVAACLRDVDRGKVLSIPSVRYKAFAGLLRIMPRSGVRAVSRALRSRRDR; this is encoded by the coding sequence ATGCGTGCGCTCGTCACCGGTGCGTCCTCCGGCATCGGAGCCGCCTTCGCGCGTGCCCTCGCCGCCCGAGGTCACGACCTCGTCCTCGTCGCTCGCGACCGATCCCGACTCGAGGCCATGGCTGCCGAGCTGCCGGTCGATGTCGAGGTGCTGCCCGCCGACCTGTCGGTGCGCGACGAGCAGGAGCGCGTCGCCGCCAGGATCGAGTCCGAGGCGTCGCCGATCGGCATGGTCGTGACGTGTGCCGGATTCGGCATGCATGCGCAGATCCTCTCCGAGGACCCGTCGGAGCACGACCGCGCGTGGGAGGTCATGGGTCGCGCGACGCAGCGCCTCGCCGCCGCGGCCGCCCGCACGATGCGCCCGCGCCGCGAGGGCGCGATCATCACGGTGTCGTCGACCGCCGGGCTCACGGCCATGGGTGCGTACGCCGCGATCAAGTCGTGGGTCACGACCATGACCGAGGGGCTCGCGAACGAGCTGCACGGCTCGGGCGTCACCGTGACGGCGCTGCTGCCCGGCTGGGTGCGCACCGAGTTCCACGAGCGCGCGGGCATGGCCGCCTCCGGGCTGCCCGACGTGCTGTGGCTCGAGCCCGACGCCGTCGTGGCCGCATGTCTTCGCGACGTCGATCGCGGCAAGGTGCTGTCCATACCGAGCGTTCGATACAAGGCCTTCGCGGGATTGCTGCGCATCATGCCGCGCTCCGGCGTGCGGGCAGTGTCGCGTGCACTCCGATCCCGGCGCGATCGGTAG
- a CDS encoding HAD-IB family hydrolase, translating into MSPTPKPHDLGDAHVLLTGATGFVGQAILERLLSSFPDTTIAILVRGKGDETAEHRAAALLRKPVFDAWRAKVGDEVADAAIGTRITVIDSGLDEVAPLPTGLDVVIHSAASVSFDPPIDESFDTNLGGAVGLYEAVLATGANPHVVHISTCYVGGLRKGVALEQSLDHDVDWRLEHKAARQARERVEIQSRMPELLTGFLDAARAEHGKAGPLAVASASEEARRAWVTEQLVEAGRTRAQSLGWTDVYTLTKAFAERAAEQLWGAERRLSIVRPSIIESAAQHPYPGWIDGFKVADPLIVAYGKGQLPEFPGSPDSVLDVIPVDHVVNAAIAAATQPPAAGSPAYYQVASGRSNPLPYHEIFEAVRTYFTAHPMQQGDAPVIVPDWTFPGGMRVDRRLAQQQRLVTAAQSALGVLPTTDQTRRWKTSTDKAVRDIGRLRQFIALYKVYVQSEIIFDDANTKALHASLPAEIAADRGFDITAIDWDHYLQRVHLPAVTELATSFSARRRAKAKAAIAESAAGLPQRSDVLAVFDLEGTLIDSNIVEQYLWVRTNGVRRTAYPAEVVRMLRDVPRYLAAERRDRGEFIREFMRRYEGVSVERLERIVQGAGYRDRMLSHASADAIERVLQHRAAGHRTVLVTGSFDRLAAPVAALFDEVVAGSMHERDGRLTGYLATPPLVDEARASWLAQYADEHGADLSASYGYGDSHADLEWLQLVGTPTAVNPDSRLATEADRRGWTSVRWRRGPAVRSRSLLRTIPETTA; encoded by the coding sequence ATGAGCCCCACCCCGAAGCCGCACGACCTCGGCGACGCCCACGTCCTCCTGACCGGAGCCACGGGATTCGTCGGCCAGGCCATCCTCGAGCGGCTGCTGAGCTCGTTCCCCGACACGACGATCGCGATCCTCGTGCGCGGCAAGGGCGACGAGACGGCCGAGCACCGCGCGGCGGCGCTGCTGCGCAAGCCCGTGTTCGACGCGTGGCGGGCCAAGGTCGGCGACGAGGTCGCGGATGCTGCGATCGGCACGCGCATCACGGTCATCGACTCGGGGCTCGACGAGGTCGCCCCGCTGCCGACGGGGCTCGACGTGGTCATCCACTCGGCGGCGAGCGTGTCGTTCGACCCGCCGATCGACGAGTCGTTCGACACGAACCTCGGTGGCGCCGTGGGCCTGTACGAGGCCGTGCTCGCGACGGGTGCGAACCCGCACGTCGTGCACATCTCCACCTGCTACGTCGGCGGCCTGCGCAAGGGCGTCGCGCTCGAGCAGAGCCTCGACCACGACGTCGACTGGCGCCTCGAGCACAAGGCTGCGCGCCAGGCCCGCGAGCGCGTCGAGATCCAGTCGCGCATGCCCGAGCTGCTCACGGGGTTCCTCGACGCCGCCCGCGCCGAGCACGGCAAGGCCGGCCCCCTCGCCGTCGCGTCCGCGAGCGAGGAGGCGCGTCGCGCCTGGGTGACCGAGCAGCTCGTCGAGGCCGGTCGCACGCGTGCGCAGAGCCTCGGCTGGACCGACGTCTACACGCTCACGAAGGCGTTCGCCGAGCGCGCCGCCGAGCAGCTGTGGGGCGCCGAGCGCCGCCTGTCGATCGTGCGCCCGTCGATCATCGAGTCGGCCGCGCAGCACCCGTACCCGGGCTGGATCGACGGCTTCAAGGTCGCCGACCCGCTCATCGTCGCCTACGGCAAGGGCCAGCTGCCCGAGTTCCCCGGCTCGCCCGACTCGGTGCTCGACGTCATCCCCGTCGACCACGTCGTCAACGCGGCGATCGCGGCGGCGACGCAGCCGCCCGCCGCAGGCAGCCCCGCCTACTACCAGGTGGCCTCCGGCCGTTCGAACCCGCTGCCGTACCACGAGATCTTCGAGGCGGTGCGGACGTACTTCACGGCCCACCCCATGCAGCAGGGCGACGCGCCCGTGATCGTGCCCGACTGGACGTTCCCCGGCGGCATGCGCGTCGACCGCCGGCTCGCGCAGCAGCAGCGCCTCGTCACTGCGGCGCAGAGCGCCCTGGGCGTGCTGCCTACCACCGACCAGACGCGCCGGTGGAAGACGTCGACCGACAAGGCCGTGCGCGACATCGGCCGCCTGCGCCAGTTCATCGCGCTCTACAAGGTCTACGTGCAGTCGGAGATCATCTTCGACGACGCGAACACGAAGGCGCTGCACGCCTCCCTGCCCGCCGAGATCGCCGCCGACCGCGGCTTCGACATCACGGCGATCGACTGGGACCACTACCTGCAGCGCGTGCACCTGCCGGCCGTCACCGAGCTCGCGACGTCGTTCTCGGCGCGCCGCCGCGCCAAGGCGAAGGCTGCGATCGCCGAGTCGGCAGCCGGCCTGCCGCAGCGCTCCGACGTGCTCGCGGTGTTCGACCTCGAGGGCACGCTCATCGACTCGAACATCGTCGAGCAGTACCTGTGGGTGCGCACGAACGGCGTGCGCCGCACCGCGTACCCGGCCGAGGTCGTGCGCATGCTGCGCGACGTGCCCCGCTACCTCGCGGCCGAGCGCCGCGACCGCGGCGAGTTCATCCGCGAGTTCATGCGCCGCTACGAGGGCGTCTCGGTCGAGCGCCTGGAGCGCATCGTGCAGGGCGCGGGCTACCGCGACCGGATGCTGTCGCACGCGAGCGCCGACGCCATCGAGCGCGTGCTGCAGCACCGCGCCGCCGGCCACCGCACCGTGCTCGTCACGGGCTCGTTCGATCGCCTCGCGGCGCCCGTCGCGGCGCTGTTCGACGAGGTCGTCGCCGGCAGCATGCACGAGCGCGACGGTCGCCTCACCGGCTACCTCGCGACGCCGCCGCTCGTCGACGAGGCGCGCGCGTCGTGGCTCGCGCAGTACGCCGACGAGCACGGCGCCGACCTGTCGGCGTCGTACGGCTACGGCGACAGCCACGCCGACCTGGAGTGGCTGCAGCTCGTCGGCACGCCGACGGCCGTCAACCCGGACTCGCGACTCGCCACGGAGGCGGACCGTCGTGGGTGGACGTCGGTACGCTGGCGTCGAGGTCCGGCAGTCCGTTCGCGGTCGCTGCTCCGAACCATCCCGGAGACGACCGCCTAG
- a CDS encoding ferritin family protein, which translates to MAFDIDRYTKQSEGVEWGDLDLDVFDEQPLDEPTLRTLRYMCDVEYHTVCYLRDLLTTPSHKEPEVGAFMTMWNREEFWHGEALAAVLAKHDITVDYDVLKARRVKLGWKDRLDPIKQSLLGNVVGHDFVAVHMTYGAANEYSANAAYHRLAKMVTHPVLTPLLKRIAIQESKHIAFYATQARKRLEASKKARVITRFVMSKVWQPVGSGINSDDEVTHVMTHLFQGPDGRKLIRDLDTKISALPGLEGLKIVERSMDNRGVPA; encoded by the coding sequence ATGGCCTTCGACATCGACAGGTACACGAAGCAGTCCGAGGGCGTCGAGTGGGGCGACCTCGACCTCGACGTGTTCGACGAGCAGCCGCTCGACGAGCCGACGCTGCGCACGCTGCGCTACATGTGCGACGTCGAGTACCACACGGTCTGCTACCTGCGCGATCTGCTCACGACGCCGTCGCACAAGGAGCCCGAGGTGGGCGCCTTCATGACGATGTGGAACCGCGAGGAGTTCTGGCACGGCGAGGCGCTCGCCGCCGTGCTCGCGAAGCACGACATCACCGTCGACTACGACGTGCTCAAGGCGCGCCGCGTGAAGCTGGGGTGGAAGGACCGCCTCGACCCCATCAAGCAGTCGCTGCTCGGCAACGTCGTCGGCCACGACTTCGTCGCCGTGCACATGACGTACGGCGCCGCCAACGAGTACTCGGCGAACGCCGCGTACCACCGCCTCGCGAAGATGGTCACGCATCCCGTGCTCACGCCGCTGCTGAAGCGCATCGCGATCCAGGAGTCGAAGCACATCGCCTTCTACGCGACCCAGGCCCGCAAGCGCCTCGAGGCGTCGAAGAAGGCGCGCGTCATCACGCGCTTCGTCATGTCGAAGGTGTGGCAGCCCGTGGGCTCCGGCATCAACTCCGACGACGAGGTCACGCACGTGATGACCCACCTCTTCCAGGGTCCCGACGGCCGCAAGCTCATCCGCGACCTCGACACGAAGATCTCGGCCCTGCCGGGCCTCGAGGGCCTCAAGATCGTGGAGAGGTCCATGGACAACCGGGGCGTCCCGGCCTGA
- a CDS encoding endonuclease/exonuclease/phosphatase family protein, whose product MKVLGWLLGIAVAAALLIAAWPQTFGLEQAPIVAQVVSMRMGVVGIAAVLAVVFLLMLGARRLRRFAGAVVVLLLVFMVASSGIHLSRGVDDSTAVAEEGDVVVLTWNTLGDAPGAEAIAGVVQDSGADVVMLPETTIEMGTEVAVLLGAQGNPFFALTTDFANAEYGALNTTMLVSTSMGTYTAQPSVDVGQTNTLPTVIATPDDREGPILVATHPVAPIPQQMRNWREDLAFVASLCTQGQSIIVGGDFNSTLDHWTSLGVGTGDLGTCVDAAGAAGSGAVGTWPTWAPAWLGAQIDHVVASPDWRAVDAQVLTGYDDLGTDHRPVVAVLRQR is encoded by the coding sequence ATGAAGGTGCTCGGCTGGCTGCTCGGCATCGCGGTCGCCGCCGCGTTGCTGATCGCGGCGTGGCCGCAGACGTTTGGGCTCGAGCAGGCGCCGATCGTGGCGCAGGTGGTCTCGATGCGCATGGGCGTCGTCGGCATCGCCGCCGTGCTCGCCGTCGTGTTCCTGCTCATGCTGGGCGCGAGACGCCTCCGCCGCTTCGCAGGCGCCGTCGTCGTGCTGCTGCTCGTGTTCATGGTCGCGTCGTCGGGCATCCACCTGAGCCGCGGCGTCGACGACTCGACGGCCGTCGCCGAGGAGGGCGACGTCGTCGTGCTGACGTGGAACACGCTCGGGGATGCGCCGGGCGCCGAGGCGATCGCGGGCGTCGTGCAGGACTCGGGCGCCGACGTCGTGATGCTGCCCGAGACGACGATCGAGATGGGCACGGAGGTCGCGGTGCTGCTCGGCGCGCAGGGCAACCCGTTCTTCGCGCTCACGACCGACTTCGCGAACGCCGAGTACGGCGCGCTCAACACGACGATGCTCGTGTCGACGTCGATGGGCACCTACACGGCGCAGCCGTCGGTCGACGTGGGGCAGACGAACACGCTGCCGACCGTGATCGCGACGCCTGACGACCGCGAGGGGCCGATCCTCGTGGCGACGCATCCCGTCGCGCCCATCCCGCAGCAGATGCGCAACTGGCGCGAGGACCTCGCGTTCGTCGCGAGCCTGTGCACGCAGGGGCAGTCGATCATCGTCGGCGGCGACTTCAACTCGACGCTCGACCACTGGACGTCGCTCGGCGTCGGCACGGGCGACCTCGGCACGTGCGTGGATGCGGCCGGCGCGGCGGGCTCGGGCGCGGTCGGCACGTGGCCGACGTGGGCGCCCGCGTGGCTCGGCGCGCAGATCGACCACGTCGTCGCCTCCCCCGACTGGCGCGCGGTCGACGCGCAGGTGCTCACGGGCTACGACGACCTCGGCACCGACCACCGTCCGGTGGTCGCGGTGCTGCGCCAGCGCTAG
- a CDS encoding PHP domain-containing protein, producing MSAADTSRAGASWGRIDLHAHSTESDGTESPRELVLQAHAAGLGTVAITDHDTTAGWADAAAAAREVGMGLVPGVEFSAQQQWASVHVLGYLLDPAAPAFLAERERIRVERVERAQRMVERIGADYPLTWAIVQDHAAPGATIGRPHIADALVSLGIVADRSAAFDGILHWRGGYYQPHRAPAPTEAVRIIRAAGGVPVIAHPAARGQATMDERVIAQLLDAGLMGLEVEHRDNPPEAQEWLRGQARLHGLITTGSSDWHGRGKPNVFGEHTTTAEALDAIVELGTGAEPILPA from the coding sequence ATGAGCGCCGCCGACACGTCCCGAGCAGGCGCGTCGTGGGGCCGCATCGACCTCCATGCGCACTCGACGGAGTCCGACGGCACGGAGTCGCCGCGCGAGCTCGTGCTGCAGGCGCACGCCGCCGGCCTCGGCACCGTCGCGATCACCGACCACGACACGACGGCCGGCTGGGCGGATGCCGCCGCAGCGGCCCGAGAGGTGGGCATGGGGCTCGTGCCCGGCGTCGAGTTCTCGGCGCAGCAGCAGTGGGCCAGCGTGCACGTGCTCGGCTACCTGCTCGACCCCGCGGCACCCGCCTTCCTCGCCGAGCGCGAGCGCATCCGCGTCGAGCGCGTCGAGCGGGCGCAGCGCATGGTCGAGCGCATCGGCGCCGACTACCCGCTCACGTGGGCGATCGTGCAAGACCATGCGGCGCCCGGCGCCACGATCGGTCGCCCGCACATCGCCGATGCCCTCGTGTCGCTCGGCATCGTCGCCGACCGCTCGGCCGCGTTCGACGGCATCCTGCACTGGCGCGGCGGCTACTATCAGCCGCACCGCGCTCCGGCGCCGACCGAGGCCGTGCGCATCATCCGCGCCGCCGGCGGCGTGCCCGTCATCGCGCATCCCGCCGCCCGCGGCCAGGCGACCATGGACGAGCGCGTCATCGCCCAGCTCCTCGACGCCGGGCTCATGGGCCTCGAGGTCGAGCACCGCGACAACCCGCCCGAGGCGCAGGAGTGGCTGCGCGGCCAGGCGCGCCTCCACGGCCTCATCACGACGGGCTCGAGCGACTGGCACGGGCGCGGCAAGCCCAACGTGTTCGGCGAGCACACGACGACCGCCGAGGCGCTCGACGCGATCGTCGAGCTCGGCACGGGCGCCGAGCCGATCCTGCCCGCCTGA
- a CDS encoding suppressor of fused domain protein produces the protein MDDLRAGDLHAQALMGHLAQHLGEPSTVLAEAVPDELRIDLVVYPPAEGRPFVTLATVGMSALPMHVPSELEDRALQELLIGLPADWPGLADGVADIEGALQDDAAYWPIRLLKGLARYPRRSSTWVSWGHTIPSGSRFHDDVPFSTALVAPPLGLPAEVMTAHTPAGRVAYLAVVPITDAETQLAKSTERGSDELIDRLEAAGVTIAVDPGRASVA, from the coding sequence ATGGACGACCTCCGAGCGGGCGACCTCCACGCGCAGGCCCTCATGGGCCACCTCGCGCAGCACCTGGGCGAGCCCTCGACCGTGCTGGCCGAGGCCGTGCCCGACGAGCTGCGCATCGACCTCGTCGTCTACCCGCCCGCCGAGGGTCGTCCGTTCGTGACGCTCGCGACCGTCGGCATGTCGGCGCTGCCGATGCACGTGCCGTCGGAGCTCGAGGACCGCGCGCTGCAGGAGCTGCTCATCGGCCTGCCCGCCGACTGGCCGGGGCTCGCGGATGGCGTCGCCGACATCGAGGGCGCGCTGCAGGACGACGCCGCGTACTGGCCCATCCGCCTGCTCAAGGGGCTCGCGCGCTACCCGCGTCGCAGCAGCACGTGGGTGTCGTGGGGCCACACGATCCCGAGCGGGTCGCGCTTCCACGACGACGTGCCGTTCTCGACGGCGCTCGTCGCCCCGCCGCTCGGCCTGCCCGCCGAGGTCATGACGGCGCACACGCCCGCGGGCCGGGTGGCGTACCTCGCGGTCGTGCCGATCACGGATGCCGAGACGCAGCTCGCGAAGTCGACGGAGCGCGGCTCCGACGAGCTCATCGACCGTCTCGAGGCCGCGGGCGTGACCATCGCGGTCGATCCGGGCCGCGCCTCCGTCGCCTGA
- a CDS encoding DEAD/DEAH box helicase encodes MVEALASHGIHDPFPIQQQTIPLGLSGQDIIGQAKTGTGKTFAFGLPIAQRIGADPEPGVKVLVVVPTRELAVQVTEDMVLITGNRPTQIASIYGGKAYEGQVEQLKAGAQIVVGTPGRLLDLANQRILDLSKVQEIVLDEADKMLDLGFLPDIERIFSLVPPVRHTMLFSATMPGPIVALARRFMSRPIHIRATDPDDTIAQANIRHLVYRAHSLDKDEVIGRILQAEGRGKTVVFTRTKRAASRLCEELIDRGFEAAAVHGDMSQEARERAMAAFKAGKKDVLIATDVAARGIDVDDVTHVINHTIPEDEKTYLHRVGRTGRAGRTGIAVTFVDWEDLHKWVFIDRALELGIAEPAETYSSSPHLFEDLSIPAGSKGRLRATPPDRIAKREVERDRERARRDGGRGGSSRGGRDGGRGGQGGGRGGERRDSAPRADASATEAKPAEGRGTHDGGGTEHHDGNAAPARRRRRRRRSGGGSGGAGAAAAPQA; translated from the coding sequence ATGGTCGAGGCCCTCGCCTCCCACGGCATCCACGACCCCTTCCCGATCCAGCAGCAGACCATCCCCCTCGGTCTGTCGGGTCAGGACATCATCGGCCAGGCCAAGACCGGCACCGGCAAGACCTTCGCGTTCGGCCTGCCGATCGCGCAGCGCATCGGTGCCGACCCCGAGCCCGGCGTCAAGGTGCTCGTCGTCGTGCCGACGCGCGAGCTCGCCGTGCAGGTGACCGAGGACATGGTGCTCATCACCGGCAACCGCCCGACGCAGATCGCCTCGATCTACGGCGGCAAGGCCTACGAGGGCCAGGTGGAGCAGCTCAAGGCAGGCGCGCAGATCGTCGTCGGCACGCCCGGACGCCTGCTCGACCTCGCCAACCAGCGCATCCTCGACCTCTCGAAGGTGCAGGAGATCGTGCTCGACGAGGCCGACAAGATGCTCGACCTCGGCTTCCTGCCCGACATCGAGCGCATCTTCTCGCTCGTGCCGCCCGTGCGCCACACGATGCTGTTCTCGGCCACGATGCCCGGCCCGATCGTCGCGCTCGCGCGTCGCTTCATGTCGCGCCCCATCCACATCCGCGCGACCGACCCCGACGACACGATCGCGCAGGCGAACATCCGCCACCTCGTGTACCGGGCGCACTCGCTCGACAAGGACGAGGTCATCGGCCGCATCCTGCAGGCCGAGGGCCGCGGCAAGACCGTGGTGTTCACGCGCACGAAGCGTGCGGCGTCGCGCCTGTGCGAGGAGCTCATCGACCGCGGCTTCGAGGCCGCTGCCGTGCACGGCGACATGAGCCAGGAGGCGCGCGAGCGCGCCATGGCCGCGTTCAAGGCCGGCAAGAAGGACGTGCTCATCGCGACCGACGTCGCCGCGCGAGGCATCGACGTCGACGACGTGACGCACGTCATCAACCACACGATCCCCGAGGACGAGAAGACGTACCTGCACCGCGTGGGCCGCACGGGCCGCGCCGGTCGCACGGGCATCGCCGTGACGTTCGTCGACTGGGAGGACCTGCACAAGTGGGTCTTCATCGACCGCGCGCTCGAGCTCGGCATCGCCGAGCCCGCCGAGACGTACTCGTCGTCGCCGCACCTCTTCGAGGACCTGTCGATCCCGGCCGGCTCGAAGGGTCGCCTGCGCGCGACGCCGCCCGACCGCATCGCCAAGCGCGAGGTCGAGCGCGACCGCGAGCGTGCGCGGCGCGACGGCGGACGCGGCGGCTCGAGCCGCGGCGGCCGTGACGGCGGACGCGGTGGTCAGGGTGGCGGCCGCGGCGGCGAGCGCCGCGACTCCGCTCCCCGCGCCGACGCGTCCGCGACCGAGGCGAAGCCCGCCGAGGGCCGCGGCACGCACGACGGCGGCGGCACCGAGCACCACGACGGGAACGCGGCGCCCGCGCGCCGCAGGCGCCGTCGCCGCCGCTCCGGCGGCGGCTCGGGCGGCGCAGGCGCCGCTGCGGCACCGCAGGCGTGA
- a CDS encoding ferritin-like fold-containing protein: protein MVRWFDRTPREVTRSLLRPRKVVAEGDRVLLQDLEPRLDQYLGQLLALQLVVLQQAGQAVAEAPTLAAKANLVEALRIVSTRYRDLVELLPRDVEPLVAMEPFYASSERFAKEVAGADWYEQVLSLHVTTGLLTDFFAAYGGGLHDDDRDAVLRVLTRETGQPLLARELQRAIQQNPRLASRMALWGRRLVGDTLLQMYLAVHGPEDASPAPAQRLEPAFNDIVAAHTRRMDALGLTA, encoded by the coding sequence GTGGTCCGATGGTTCGATCGCACGCCGCGCGAGGTGACGAGGTCGCTGCTGCGACCCCGCAAGGTGGTCGCCGAGGGCGATCGGGTGCTCCTGCAGGACCTCGAGCCGCGCCTCGACCAGTACCTCGGGCAGCTGCTCGCGCTGCAGCTCGTCGTGCTGCAGCAGGCGGGCCAGGCCGTCGCGGAGGCGCCGACGCTCGCCGCGAAGGCGAACCTCGTCGAGGCGCTGCGCATCGTCTCGACGCGCTACCGCGACCTCGTCGAGCTGCTGCCGCGCGACGTCGAGCCGCTCGTCGCGATGGAGCCGTTCTACGCGTCGAGCGAGCGCTTCGCCAAGGAGGTCGCGGGCGCCGACTGGTACGAGCAGGTGCTGTCGCTGCACGTCACGACGGGGCTGCTCACCGACTTCTTCGCCGCGTACGGCGGCGGACTGCACGACGACGACCGCGACGCGGTGCTGCGCGTGCTCACGCGCGAGACCGGCCAGCCGCTGCTCGCTCGCGAGCTGCAGCGAGCCATCCAGCAGAACCCCCGCCTCGCCTCGCGCATGGCGCTGTGGGGGCGTCGCCTCGTGGGCGACACGCTGCTGCAGATGTACCTCGCGGTGCACGGACCCGAGGATGCGTCGCCCGCCCCGGCGCAGCGGCTGGAGCCCGCGTTCAACGACATCGTCGCGGCGCACACGCGCCGCATGGATGCGCTGGGCCTGACGGCCTGA
- a CDS encoding DUF3107 domain-containing protein, whose translation MDIRIGIKDTAREIAFDSAQTVAEVEQAVTAAFDGGHLSLDDAKGRRYLVPSAQIAYVEIGSESTRRVGFVA comes from the coding sequence ATGGACATCCGCATCGGCATCAAGGACACCGCGCGCGAGATCGCGTTCGACTCCGCGCAGACCGTCGCCGAGGTCGAGCAGGCCGTCACCGCCGCGTTCGACGGCGGCCACCTGTCGCTCGACGACGCCAAGGGCCGCCGCTACCTCGTGCCGAGCGCGCAGATCGCCTACGTCGAGATCGGCTCGGAGTCCACGCGGCGCGTCGGGTTCGTGGCCTGA